The Rhodothermus marinus DSM 4252 DNA segment GCCCGAGCCGCCGGCGCTGCTTCCCGCGATTCCGCTGGAGGAAGCCTTTCGGCGCCACCCCGAAGCACTGGCGCTCCGGCTCCGGGAAGACCGGGCGCGCACCCTCATGCGCCGCGCGCGCCGCGAGTACTGGCCGGACTTCGTCGTGGGCGTGGGTCTGATGGACATGATGCGCATGAACCAGCCTGTGGCGCCGCTGTCGGCACTGCGCGACCGCTTCGCCATCCGCGTCGGCGTGGTGCTTCCGCTGCAGCGTGCGCGACGGAGTGCCCGCGTCGAGGAGACGCGCCTGGAGGCCCGCACGCTGGCATCCCGTTACCAGGACCTGCGCAACCTGTTCGAAAGCCGCTGGCGCGCCCTCGAAGCACGCTTCGCGGCCGACCGGGCCAACCTGGCCCTGCTCGAGCAGACGCTGATCCCGGAGGCTCGGACCACCCGGGAAGCGCTGCTCAGCGCCTACACGACCGGCCAGGCTTCTTATCTGGACCTGCTCGATGCCGAACGGGCGCTCTTCGAACTGGAGCGTCAGCGCGTCGACACGATCACGCGCCTGCTTGTCACGCAGGCCGAAGCCGAACAACTGCTGGGTCTGCTTCCTGAAAACATCAACCAGACCGGAGAATAAGCCATGCGTCCACGCATTTTACTGTTCTCAAGCCTGCTGGGCCTGCTCTTGATCGCCTACCTGGCCCGCTCGCTATGGCGTAGCGATTCGACCGCGACCCCGGCTCCTGCCGATACCGCCATGGCCACCGCCCCTGCGGCGGGTGGGCTGGCCGCCTTCGACAAAAACGGCGACGGCATCGTCTACCAGGACCCCATGCACCCCTGGATCGTCCAGGACGCACCGGGCAAGGCGCCGGACTGCGGCATGGACCTCGTCCCGGTCTCCATCCATGAAGGAATGGACATGGGCGAGGAAGGGACGGTCCGGATCGATCCGGTCGTCCTGCAGAACACGGGCGTGCGGCTGACGACCGTCGAAGTGGCCCCGCTGGCACCGACCGTTCGGGCTACCGCCCGCCTGGAAGTCAACGAGCAGCAGCTCGTGGCCGTCTCGCCCAAGATCGAGGGCTGGGTCGAGCGGCTGTATGTCGACTACGAGGGCGCTCGTGTCCGAAAAGGCGAGCCGCTGCTGGAAATCTACAGCCCGGCGCTGGTCTCCACCCAGGAAGAGTATCTGCTGGCACTGCGTAACGTGCAGCAACTGGCCGGCACGCCGGCCGAAGCCGACGCCCGTCGACTGCTCGAAGCGGCCCGCCGGCGCCTGCAGTTCTGGGACATCACCGACGAACAGATTCGCCAGCTCGAGGCCACCGGCCAGCCCCGCAAAACGCTGACGCTCTACGCGCCGGCTTCGGGAACGGTGCTGGAAAAGCACGTGGTCGAAGGCCAGCAGATCCGATCGGGCCAGACGCTTTTCGTGCTGGCCGATCTCTCGACGCTCTGGCTGCAGGTGGACGTCTACGAGCACGACCTGAGCTGGGTGGTGCCGGGGATTTCGGCCGAAATCACGCTACCCTACGATCCGACGGTCCGGCTGCAGGGCTACGTCGATTACGTCTACGACACGCTGGACCCGGCCACGCGTACGGCCCGTGCGCGGATTGTGGTGCCCAACCCGGACCTGCGCCTCAAGCCGGGCATGTACGCCATTGCCACCCTGCAGGGCCATCCCACCCCGCCCCGTCCGGTTGTGCCCGAGGAGGCCCTCGTCCGTTACGGAGCGGAAGCCTTCGTCATTGTCGCGCTCGGCGAGGGACGTTTTCTGCCCACCCGCGTACATCCGGGCCCCGAGGCCAACGGCCGCGTGCAGATTCTGGAGGGCCTACAGGGCGGCGAGCGCATCGTGGCACGCGCCCAGTTCCTGATCGACTCCGAAGCCCGGCTCAAAAGCGCCCTCGGAGCTCTGATGAGCGGGCATCAGCACGGGGGCTCCATGCCCGAAGCCCCTTCGAACGAACCGGAGGCCCATACCGAACACACGGGCGAGCACTCCTGAACGCACCCTCAACCTGAGCACATGCCATGCTGGAACGACTGATAGAAGGAAGCATGCGGAATCGCCAGCTTGTCCTGGTGCTGGCGATGCTGCTGGCCGCACTGGGCATCTGGGCCACGCTGAATATCCCGATCGACGCCATCCCGGATATTTCGGATGTGCAGGTGGTCATCCGTACCGAGTATCCGGGCCAGGCGCCCCAGATCGTCGAAGACCAGGTTACCTACCCGCTGGCCACGGCCATGCTGGCCGTGCCGGGCGCCCGCACCGTCCGCGGCTATTCCATGTTCGGGACCTCCTTCGTCTACGTGATTTTCGAGGACGGCACCGACATGTACTGGGCCCGGAGCCGCGTGCTGGAGTACCTGAACCAGGTGGCCGGATCGCTGCCTGAAGGAGCCAGGCCGGCCATCGGCCCGGACGCCACCAGCGTCGGCTGGATCTTCGAATACAGCCTGATGGACACTACCGGCCGGCACGACCTGGCCGACCTGCGCACGCTTCAGGACTTTTTCCTGAAATACGAGCTGCAGTCCATCCCCGGCGTCTCGGAAGTGGCCACGGTCGGCGGCTTCGTCAAGCAATACCAGGTGGTGGTCGATCCCCAGAAGCTGCTGGCCTATGGCATTCCACTGAGCCACGTGCGCATGGCCATTCAGCGCTCCAACCGGGAAGTAGGAGCCCGGTTGCTGGAGCTGGGCGAGCGCGAGTTCATCGTCCGCGGCCGGGGCTACCTGCAGGGCATCGACGACCTGCGCAAGATCCCGCTCAAAGCGCGCGACGGGACGGTCATCACGCTGGACGATGTCGCCACAATTCGGCATGGCCCGGAGATCCGACGGGGTATCGCCGACCGCAACGGCGAGGGCGAAGTGGTGGGCGGCATCGTGCTCATGCGCTACGGTGAAAATGCACTGCGCGTGATCGAGCGCGTGAAGGCCCGTCTGGAAGAGCTGAAGGCCAGCCTGCCGGAAGGCGTCACCATCAACATCGAGTACGACCGTTCCCGCCTGATTCGGGATGCCGTGCGGACCGTCACGATCAAGCTCTGGCAGCAGCTGGCCGTGGTGGCGCTGATCGTGTTCGTCTTCCTGCTGCACGTGCGGAGTGCCTTCGTGGCGCTGGTGACGGTGCCGCTGGGCGCCCTGACGGCGCTGCTGATCATGTACCTGCTCGGCGTCAACGCCAACATCATGAGCCTGGGCGGCATTGCCGTGGCCATCGGTGTGATGGTCGATGCCTCGCTCGTGATGGTGGAAAATGCCCACAAGCATCTGGAGCGCGTGCGCCAGCAGGGTACCCGGCTTTCGGCCGCCGAGCGCTTTCAGGTGCTGCTGGCGGCCGCCCGCGAGGTGGGGCCCAGCATGTTCTTCTCGCTGCTGATCGTGACGGTCAGCTACCTGCCCGTCTTCGCACTGCAACAGGTTGAAGGCCGGCTGTTTCGACCGCTGGCCATGACCACCACGTTTTCCATGGCGGCGGCCTCGGTGCTGGCCGTCACGCTCATTCCGGCGCTCATGGTGATTTTCGTACGCGGCCGCATCCGCACCGAGCATCAGAACCCGGTCGCGCGGTTTTTCGCCTGGATCTACCGGCCGGTGATCCGCTACACGCTGCGCCGTCCCTGGCGGGTGGTGTTCGGTAGCGTGCTGTTGCTTGTCCTCACGCTGTTACCGGTGCAACGCCTGCTGCTGGGCCGGGTCTATGTCGATTTTCCCCAGATCGGCTCCGAGTTCATGCCGCCGCTCAACGAAGGCGACCTGCTCTACATGCCGACCACACTGCCGGGCATTTCGCCGCAGAAAGCCAAGGAGCTGTTGCAGCAGACCGACCGCATCATCAAAAGCTTTCCGGAGGTCAAATCGGTCTTCGGCAAGGCAGGTCGTGCCGAAACGGCCACCGATCCGGCGCCGCTTTCCATGTTCGAGACGGTGATCATTCTCAAGGATCCGAGCGAGTGGCGACCGGGCATGACGCTGGACCGGCTCATCGAAGAAATGGATCGGGCGCTGCGCATTCCGGGGCTGACCAACGCCTGGACGATGCCCATCAAGACCCGGGTGGACATGCTCGCCACCGGCATCAAGACGCCGGTCGGGATCAAGATCGTGGGACCCGACCTGCCCACGCTGGAAGAGATCGGGGCCCATCTGGAGCAGGTGCTGCGTCAGGTGCCCGGCACGCGCTCGGTCTATGCCGAACGGGCCATGGGCGGGAGCTACCTGGACGTGGTGGTCGATCGCGCCGAGGCGGCTCGCTACGGCCTGACCGTGGGGGACGTGCTGGAAATCGTGCAGACGGCCGTCGGCGGCATGAACGTGACCACCACCATCGAGGGCCTGGAGCGCTATCCGGTGCAGGTGCGCTATCCACGCGAACTGCGCGATAACCTGCCGGCCCTGCGCCAGGTGCTCGTACCCACGCCAACGGGCGCCCAGGTGCCGCTGGGTCAGCTGGCCCGGTTCGAGCTGGTCGAAGGTCCGCCCATGATCAAAAGCGAAAACGCCCGGCCCAATGCCTGGGTGTACATCGACCTGGAGCAGGGCGTCGACATCGGCTCCTACGTGCAACGCGCCCGGGAACTGGTGGCCCGCGAGGTGGAACTGCCACCGGGCTACGCGCTGGTCTGGAGCGGTCAGTACGAGTACATGGAGCGGGCCGCCCGCCGACTGCGCTTCCTGGTGCCGCTGACGATCGGCATCGTGTTCCTGCTGCTGCTCATCCATTTTCGCAGCCTGCGCGAGACGCTGCTGCTGATGGCCACGCTGCCCATGGCCGCCATCGGGGCCATCTGGCTGATGAGCGTGCTGGGCTTCAACATGAGCGTGGCCGCCGCCGTGGGCTACATTGCCGTGGCCGGACTGGCCGCCGAAACCGGCGTGGTCATGCAGGCCTTCCTGTCCGACACGATCGAACGCTACCGCCGGGAAGGCCGGCTTTCGTCCATCGGTGCCCTGCAGGCAGCGCTGGAAGAGGGCGCCTCGCGGCGCGTTCGTCCGCTGCTGATGACGGTCTCCACGTCGCTGATCGGCCTGCTCCCGGTGATGTTCGGCACCGAAACCGGCGCCGAGGTCATGAAGCGGCTGGCGGCGCCGATGGTCGGCGGACTCTTCAGCGCAGCGGCTCTGACGCTCATCGTGATCCCGGCGCTTAACATGATCATCCACCGGGCGCGCCTGCGGCGGGAACTGGAAACGACGACCACCGACCATCAGCCCGAAGCGGCTGCAACGACGTCGTCTTCCTGAAAAAACACGAGAAGAAGGCGCTCTGGCCCGTTTCTTGTCCGGTGTCGCGTTGTTAACTTCTGGCGGCACCGCGACACCGAATCGGAGCCTCGATGCGCACGCGAACGGGCCTGACACTGCTGGTCCTTTTGCTGTCCGCCGCGGCGGGGGTATCGGCCCAGCCGGTGCCCCCGCGCGGCACGCTGCTGGAGTGGGGGGCCGGCCTGCGCCGCTTGATCCTGGACCGCACGCATGGCTACGGCGGCCGCTACTACGAAGGCGGCCTCTTTCGCACCTTCACCCGTCAGATGGACTACGAGTACGAGCTGGACCTGCTCACCTACCGGTTCACGCTGTTCGACGATCCGATGTGGGTGCAGGCCTCGGGCGGCTACCGGGTCTACACCGGAAGCATCGACTACGGCGAGTTCGTTACGGAAAGCCAGATCAAACACGCCGTTCGCCTGGGCCGGCGGAGCACGTTCCATGTGCTCGGTGTGCAGGAGGAAAACCTGCGCGCCCGTCGCTTTTTCGTCGAAGTGGGCTATCGCTACCGGCTGGCCCCCGATCATCAGATCGGCGTGCGCCATACGCTGGGCATGGAAAAAGACGACCTGGACCTGTCGCTGCACTACACCTGGCGCTCGCTCGCCGAAGGCGGCGTGCATCTGGAACTGGGCCTGCTCGACTGGACCGGCAACTTCGTCTATCACCTGATCGCCAACAGCAACCGGAGCTTCGACACGCGTCAGCGCTACCTGCGGCGTCCGCTTTTCTGGGCCGTCGAAGCCACCACACCGTCCCGATGGCCGCTGCGGGCCGAAGTGACGGCCGGACTGCAGCGCCGCTCCCGCGCCCGGGTGGACGAAACCGTCGCCCGCATTCCCGGCCACGCGGGCTACGTGACCGAACACCTGGCCTCCTTCTACAACAAAGAGGCCGTCCGCTACCTGGGCGTCCTGCTGGAATACGCCGGTTCGTTTTTCACCCTGGGCGCCACCTATCGGGGAAGTTACGGGGCCGTCACGCGCACGCCCGGCGCCGACAGTACGGGCTGCTGGGAGGCCGCCTCCGGACTGGGCCGCTGCTACGTCCCCTACCCCTACGATTTCCAGAGCCGTGAGTACACCAGCGCCTTCGGCCTGCACGGCGCGCTGCGCTGGCGTCGGCTGGAACTGCGCACCGAGTGGATCCGCGCCATCAATGCGGATCGTCTGAGCGGCGCGGCGCTTCCTGAAGCTTACGTCATGCCGTACGACTTTCGCGAACGCCGCCTGACGGGCAAAACACGCCTGAGCTACCTGGCACCGACCGGCTTCTGGGGCGCGCTTGAGTTCAATCTGGAAGACCGCAACGTGCGAGGCCCCCGACAGGCCGGTACCATCAATCTGCCCTTTCGTCGTAACTTCCCGGACCAGGTCGTTCCGTTCAACCGGCGGTTCACGCTGCTGCTGGGCTACCGGCGTCCCCGGCTGGAGCTGACCGCCGGAGTCTCCTACGACCAGGACGGCGACCTCTACAGCGGCTGGGGCATCCCCAGCCAGTGGCGGAGTAAACCGGCCCGCTTCGACGGCGGCTTCTTCCGGCTTCAACTGACCTGGCCCTGACCACCATGCGTCTGCCCGTACGTACGATTCGCAAACTGCACCGCTACCTGGGATTGATCATCGGCATTCAGCTCCTGCTCTGGACAGGAAGCGGGTTGTTTTTCAGTCTGAACCCGATCGAAAAAGTCCGCGGCGAACACCTGATGGCCCCGCCGCCCGTGCTGGCTCCGGACGACACGCTGCTGGCCACCCCGACCCGGGCCCTGCAGGAACTCCGGCGTCGCTTTCCGGAAGCCGAAGTGCTGCAGGTCATGCTGCGCCCCTTGCTCGACCGGCCTGTCTACGAACTGATGTTCCGCCACGAAGGACGCCTCCGCTTTGCCCTGGCCGATGCCCGCACGGGCCGCCTGCGCCCCCCGATTACCGAGGCCGAAGCGGTGGCCATTGCACAGGCCGATTTCGTTCCCGAAGCGCCGATCGCTGCCGTCGAATACCTGACCGAGGCGCCGCCCGGCTCCGAATTTCGGGGAAGCCCGCTGCCCGTCTACCGCGTGGTCTTCGACCATCCCACCGGCACCCGAATCTACGTGGCCGCCGAAAACGGACGGGTCACGGCCCGACGCAACGACACCTGGCGCTGGTTCGACTTCTTCTGGATGTTCCACATCATGGACTACCGCACCCGCGACAACTTCAACCACCTGCTGCTGCAGAGCTTCTCGCTGTTCGGGCTGCTGACCGTGCTCAGCGGCTTCGTGCTCTGGGCCGTCACCTCCCCGACGCTCCGCGGCCGCCGGAAACCTTTTCGGCGGGCAAAGGCCGCGTTTCGGCAAGCGTAGTGGCGGCCACTCCGCCGGAAAGGAGCGTCAGGGCGGCGATGGCACCGATGGCCCAGGGGATGCTCAGCGCGTCGGCCAACACCCCGGCCAGCAAAGCGCCGACCACATAGCCGCCGTCCCGCCAGAGGCGGTAGACACCTACGGCCGTCGAGCGCCAGGCGGGGTGCGCCACGTCGCCGATGACGGCCAGCAGCGTCGGATACACCATGGCCGTACCGATGCCCAGCCCGACCATGGCCGCCGCCTGCCAGGCAAACGCATCGGAAAAGAGCATGGCGCCGATGCTCACGCCCTGCAGCAGCATCCCGCCCACGATGAGCGGCCGCCGGCCGATGCGGTCCGAGAGCGCTCCGGTCACGAGTTGCCCCAGCCCCCAGACGGCCGGATAGAGCGCCGCCAGCCAGCCAATCTGCGTCAGTCCGTAGCCCAGCGCGGCAAAGAAGAGCGGAAACAGCCCCCAGGCCATGCCGTCGTTCAGATTGTTGACCAGGCCCGCCTGGCACACGGCAAACAGGCGCCGATCGCGCCAGGAGGTGCGCACGAATACTTCTCTGAAAGACGGCACCGGCGCCGAAGCGTCGAAGTGCTGCCGGGCCTCCAGGTCGGCGTGGTGCTGCGTCTCCCGCACGAAAAGCGCTGAGAGCAGCAGTCCCACTCCCGAGAACACCACACCCAGGTAGAACGGCTGCGGACGCAATCCATAGGTCGCCGCCACGTAGCCCGTGGCCAGCGCCGCCAGCGACACGGCCAGATAGCCGGCCGCCTCGTTGAGCCCCATCGCCAGTCCGCGCTGCCGGGGACCGACCAGGTCGATCTTCATGATGACCGTCATCGACCAGGCCAGCCCCTGATTCACTCCGAGCAGCACGTTCGCCGCCACCACCCAGGCCCACGACGGCGCCCACATCAGCAGCCAGGGCACCGGCAACCCTGCCAGCCATCCGGCCAGCAGTACCCGGCGACGGCCGATCCGGTCGCCCAGTCGCCCTGCCAGCAAATTGGCCAGCGCCTTGGTCAGCCCGAAGCTCGCCACGAACGACAGCGTCGCCACCCGCGAGGCCACCCCGAACTCCTGCTCGGCCAGCAGCGGCAAAATGGCCCGTTCCATCCCCACCATCGCCCCCACGAAGGCGTTCACCACCACCAGCAGGGCGAACTGCTGCCAGTTGGCCCGCAACCCCAGACGTACCGATGCTGTCTCCATGGGCAATGCTCCGGGGTCAGACCGGCCAGCGCTGCTGCTCCCAGGCCTGCTGCCAGAACATCCACTCGTAGCGCACGCTGGTGCGGAACGCCTCTTTCGCGCGCGCTCGCGCTGCGTCGTCCGCCTCCCGCGCAAACCGCTCCAGACGCTCCAGCAGATTGTCCATGTACGTGTTGAATTCCGGGTTGCTGTACATCCGGAGCCAGTCGGCATACGGGTGCGTGTCGGGGATCGTGCCCAGTTCACGCGCCAGATGCTGCCCCAGCTCGACGTACAGCCAGGGGCACGGTGTGATGGCCGCCACCGCCTCGACCAGCGTGCCGCGCACGGCCGTCGCGATCATGTGGTCCTGATAGGCCCGGTTGTTCGGGGTCAGTTCGATCCGCGCTACATCCTCCAGCGTGTAGCCCAGCTTCTTTCCGTAGCCGGCATGCAGCTCGCGCTCGACGACCAGCGCCAGCCGGGCCGCGTCGATGAACCACAGCTTGTCGTCAGGCCGCACGCACCGCGTGGCGATCAGACTGCAGGCATCGGCGAAAGCTTCCAGATAACGGGCATCCTGCATCTGGTAGAAGCGGAATCGTTCGGCGTCGAGCGTGCCTTCGGCCAGTGCCCGCACAAAGGGATGCTGAAACGAAGCGCCCCAAGCGTCCGAGGCAGCCTCCAGGCATGCCTGCGCAAACGGCGGAACCGTAAAAGGCCGCGTTGCTGCCGGTGCTTCCTGCATAGGACCCTCCATAGATTAGGTGGCCAGAAGATAAGCTCCTGTGAGAAATTACTCGCCACCCCACTCCACGATCCCTTCTTGCAACTTGACATTTTTTTCCTGGATCTATATTTTATATCATGATGTGATGATATAATAATTCAAAAAGGCGAATGCTTACCATCACCGACACGGGTCTCGAGCTGAAGGCCAAGCTGTTTCGAGGACTGGCTGATACGTCCCGGATGGCCTTGCTAGAAGCGTTGCGTGAAAAGCCGCAGACGGTTACTGCCCTGGTGGAGGCGACCGGGCTGAGCCAGCCGAACGTCTCCAACCACCTGCGCTGTCTGCTTGACTGCGGCCTGGTGCAACGAAGCCGCCGGGGGCGCTTCGTGGTCTACCGGCTCAGCGACGAGCGCATCGCCGAGCTGCTGCAGCTGGCCGAACAGGTGCTGGCCGACGTAGCCCGAGGCGTTTATCACTGCACACGCTACAACGTGCCATGAAACTACAACGTGCCATGAAAACCGTCGAGCTTTCCGTCGAAGGGATGGATTGCGCCAGCTGTGCCCGCCACGTGGCGCAGGCGCTTGAATCGGTGCCGGGCGTCTGCCGCGTCGAGGTGCTGCTGGCGGCGCAAAAAGCCGTGCTGGAAGTAGACCCCACCCATCCCCCGGCACCTGAGGCACTGCGCCGGGCAGTTGAAGCCGCCGGCTACCGGGTGAGTCAGCCCGAAGCATCGCCTGCAGCAACCTCGCATAGCCGGCGCATTGCAGCACTGCTGGCCCTGGTGTTCGGGACCGTACTGACGGTGGTGGTTCTAGGCGAATGGCTGGGACTCTTTGAGGAGCTCACCGCCCGCGTACCCTTGCCTGTCGGGATTGCGCTGGTTGTCTTGATGGGCTATCCGGTGTTCCGTCAGGTGGTGCAGGCGTTGCTTCAGGGGCGCATTCTGGCCTACACGCTCATGAGCGTAGGGGCACTGGCTGCGCTACTTATTGGCGAATGGCCCACAGCTGCCGTCGTAGTCTTCTTCATGCGGGTCGGCGACTACGTAGAGCGCTTCACGACGGAACAGGCCCGGCGGGCGCTGAAAGGGTTAAGCCAGCTAATGCCTCGTAGGGCGCGGGTGGAGCGCCAGGGAGAGCTGGTCGAGGTAGCGGCCGAGGCCGTTCAGCCAGGCGAGGTGGTACTGGTGCGTCCCGGCGAGCGCGTGCCCGTTGATGGCGAGGTGCTAGAAGGCACCGCCACCCTCGACACGTCGGCGCTCACCGGCGAATCCATGCCCGTCGAAGCAGGACCAGGCGATGCCGTGCTGGCTGCCTCCCTGGTGCGACAGGGCTACCTTCGCCTGAAAGCTACGCATACCGGAGCCGCCACCACATTCGGGCGCATCCTGCACCTGGTCGAGACGGCCGAGGCCAACCGGAGCAATACCGAACGCCTGGCCGACCGCTTTTCTACCTACTATCTGCCGGTCGTAGCTGCTGTAGCCCTGGGCACCTACCTGCTGCGCGGCGATGTGATGGCCACCGTAGCGGTCCTCGTCGTGGCCTGCAGCTGTGCGTTTGCCCTGGCTACGCCTGTGGCTGTGCTGGCTGCTATTGGGGCGGCCGCCCGCCAGGGGGTTGTGATCAAAGGCGGTCGCTACCTGGAAGCGCTGGCCCGCGCCGACGTAGTCCTAATCGACAAAACCGGCACGCTCACGCTCGGCCGCCCTCGCCTGACCGATCTGGTGCCGCTCAACGGGCAGTCAGCCGACGAACTGCTGGCGCTGGCCGCTGCTGCCGAGTATGCTTCAGAACATCCCCTGGCCGAAGCCATCCGGGAAGCGGCCCGTACCCGAGGCCTACCCCTGCACCGCCCCGAGGAAGCCCGTCCGCTGCCAGGCATCGGCATCGAAGCCCGTGTTGATGGGCACCGCGTACGTCTGCAGCGCCTGTCCGACACGGAGGCGTTTCCGGAAGCCGCGGTGCTGGCTGCCGAAGGCAAAACACTTATTCTGATGGAGGTGGATGGCCGTCCAGCCGCCCTGTTGGGAGCGGCCGACACCGAGCGACCTGGCCTGCGCGAGGCGCTGGATGTGTTGCGACAGATGGGGCTGCACCATCTGGAGCTGCTCACCGGCGATCATCCTCGGGCGGCTGAGCCGCTGGCACGCCGGCTGGGGCTTCGGTGCCGGGCCGGCCTGCTCCCGGACGACAAAATTCGCATTGTCCGCGAATATCAACGCCAAGGACACACGGTAGTAATGATCGGCGACGGCATCAATGATGCGCCGGCCCTCATGCAGGCCGACGTAGGTATCGCCATGGGTTCCGGTACCGATGTGGCGCTCGACACGGCTGCCGTGGTGCTGCTGCGCAACGACTGGCACCAGCTCCCTGCACTGTTTCGTCTGGCCTTTCGCACGCGTCGTACCATTGCCGTAAATCTTGGCTTTACGGCCCTGTACAACCTGATAGGCCTCACCCTGGCCGCCCTGGGCTACCTACCTCCTGTACTGGCCGCCGCTGCCCAATCGCTCCCTGATCTGGGCATTCTGGGCAATTCCGCCCGGCTGCTCCGTGCCCGTCTGTCGGCTTCCTGACCGATCGGCTGCCATCCTGTCACCCGTCGGTCGGCCGGTATGTTTTTCGTAAAAGTCCGGCATGCGCACATTTACTGGCAACGTGTCAGGGAGCGCGAACCAATCAACCACGGGAAAGCAATGAACCTGCAGAAATTCACGGTCAAAGCGCAGGAGGCGGTACAGCGTGCGCTGGAGATTGCAGCGCAGAAGAACCATCAGGCGATCGAGCCGCCGCACCTGCTCAAGGCGTTGCTGAGCGAGCCGCAGGGCACGGCGGTATCCATCCTGAAGCGGCTGGGTGCCAGCCTGGAACTGCTCAACACGAAGGCGGACCAGGCGCTGGCGAAGCTGCCCGTCGTGCACGGCGCCTCCGTCTCGGGTCAGTACGTGGGGAACGAACTGAAGAAAGTGTTCGATCGCGCGCTGGCCGAAGCGTCGTTGTTGAAGGATGAATACGTCTCAACCGAGCATCTGCTTATTGCTCTGGCCGAAAGCCAGACGGACGTCGGGCAGGCGCTGCGGGAGCAGGGCGTCACGAAGGAGAAGATCCTGAATGTGCTCAAGGACGTGCGCGGCGCGCAGCGTGTCACCGACCCGCACGCGGAGGAGCGCTACGAGGCGTTGCAGCGCTACGGCCGCGACCTGACGGAGCTGGCCCGCAAGGGCAAGCTGGACCCCGTCATCGGCCGTGACGAAGAGATCCGGCGCGTGCTCCAGATCCTCTCGCGCCGGATGAAGAACAACCCAGTGCTGGTCGGTGAGGCCGGCGTCGGTAAGACGGCCATCGTCGAAGGGCTGGCGCTGCGCATCGTGCAGGGCGACGTGCCCGAAAGCCTCAAGGACCGGCGCATCGTGGCGCTCGACATGGGTGCCCTGCTGGCCGGTGCCAAGTATCGGGGTGAATTCGAGGAGCGGCTGAAGGCGGTCGTCCGCGAGGCGGCGGCCTCCGAAGGCCAGGTGATCCTGTTCATCGACGAGCTGCACACGGTGGTGGGTGCCGGTGCCGCCGAGGGGGCCGTCGATGCCGCCAACATCCTGAAGCCGGCGCTGGCGCGGGGTGAGATCCGCGTGATCGGCGCCACGACGCTCGACGAGTACCGGAAATACATCGAAAAGGACAAGGCGCTGGAGCGGCGCTTCCAGCCCGTGCTCGTCGAGGAACCGTCGGTGGAAGACACGATCTCGATCCTGCGCGGCATCAAGGATCGCTACGAGGTGCACCACGGCGTGCGCATCACCGACGGCGCGCTGATCGCCGCCGCCGAACTCTCGCACCGCTACATCACCGACCGGCATCTGCCGGACAAGGCCATCGACCTGATCGACGAGGCGGCCGCCCGGCTGCGGATCGAGATCGACTCGATGCCCGAAGAGCTGGACCAGCTCGAGCGGCAGATCCGCCAGCTCGAAATCGAACGGGAGGCCGTCAAGCGCGACAACGATCAGGAGAAGCTCAAGGCGATCAACGAGCAGCTCGCCAACCTCGAAGAGCAGCGGCGGGCGCTCCGGGCGCGCTGGCAGCAGGAAAAAGAGCTGATCCAGCGCATTCGGAGCATCAAGGAAGAAATCGAACAGCTCCGGATCGAATCGGAGCAACTGGAGCGGCAGGGTGAGTACGGCCGCGTGGCCGAGATCCGCTATGGCCGCATTCCGGAGCTGGAGAAGCAGCTCAAGGAGGCGCAGCAGCAACTGGAAGAGGTCCAGAAAGACGGCGCCCTCCTGAAGGAGGAGGTGACGGCCGAGGATATTGCGGAGATCGTCGCGCGCTGGACGGGCATCCCCGTCGCCAAGCTGCTCGAAAGCGAGCGCGAAAAGCTGCTGCGGCTCGAAGAGGAGCTGTCCAAGCGGGTGG contains these protein-coding regions:
- the clpB gene encoding ATP-dependent chaperone ClpB, producing the protein MNLQKFTVKAQEAVQRALEIAAQKNHQAIEPPHLLKALLSEPQGTAVSILKRLGASLELLNTKADQALAKLPVVHGASVSGQYVGNELKKVFDRALAEASLLKDEYVSTEHLLIALAESQTDVGQALREQGVTKEKILNVLKDVRGAQRVTDPHAEERYEALQRYGRDLTELARKGKLDPVIGRDEEIRRVLQILSRRMKNNPVLVGEAGVGKTAIVEGLALRIVQGDVPESLKDRRIVALDMGALLAGAKYRGEFEERLKAVVREAAASEGQVILFIDELHTVVGAGAAEGAVDAANILKPALARGEIRVIGATTLDEYRKYIEKDKALERRFQPVLVEEPSVEDTISILRGIKDRYEVHHGVRITDGALIAAAELSHRYITDRHLPDKAIDLIDEAAARLRIEIDSMPEELDQLERQIRQLEIEREAVKRDNDQEKLKAINEQLANLEEQRRALRARWQQEKELIQRIRSIKEEIEQLRIESEQLERQGEYGRVAEIRYGRIPELEKQLKEAQQQLEEVQKDGALLKEEVTAEDIAEIVARWTGIPVAKLLESEREKLLRLEEELSKRVVGQPEAISAVANAVRRGRAGLQEPNRPIGSFIFLGSTGVGKTELAKALAEALFNDENAMIRIDMSEYQERHSVSRLIGAPPGYVGYEEGGQLTEAVRRRPYSVILLDEIEKAHPEVFNILLQVLDDGRLTDNKGRTADFRNTIIIMTSNLGSELIRERIDAFGGEVPPEVYERMREEILQLLRQRLRPEFLNRIDEIIVFRPLGHEEIRKIVEIQFARIQQLAARSHKLKLELTDAAKDWLAGRGFDPVFGARPLKRVMQREITNKLAEEILAGFFTDGDTIRIDVAPDGSGLIFEKIAQVEAEPAGTA